The genomic DNA TTGCGGCTGCCGATCCGGTCGGAGAGCCAGCCGCCGAAGCCGCTGAACACCACCGCCGTCACCTGCAGGGCCGAGGTCGCGATGAAGGTCAGGCCCGCCACGACGGAGACCTCGAACCCGAGCCCGTCGGTCAGGAACAGCACCTGGTAGGTCGTGCCGGTGGCATAGCCCCAGTTCATGAACAGACGGCTGAACCATGCCCAGCCGAAATCGCGGTGACGCAGCGGATTGACCCAGAAGCTGCGCAGGAACTCCCCGAGCCGGTACTCCGGCAACGGATGGTCTCCGTGCAGCCGACGGTCCTGCAGGGTGAGCCCGAAGACGAAGATCGCCACGAGACCGATGGCCGCGGGCACCAGGAACATCGCCACGATGCTCTGATCCACCCGGGAGGCGACGAAGGTGCCGGTGACGATGCCGAGCGGGCCGCACAGCCCGAGCAGACCGGACATGCGCCCACGCTGTGCGGAGGGCACCTGGTCGGGCAGGACCGCGGTGAGGGCTCCGAGCACGGCGTTGTAGGAGCCCTGGGTGATCGCCCAACCCAGTACCAGCAGCGGCACGTTGGGCGCCAGCGCCACGAGGGCGAGGCCCACGGTCCCGACCATCGCCCCGCCGATGATCCACGGCCGGCGCATGCCCCAGCGGGAGCGGGTGCGGTCGCTGAGCTTGCCGAACAGCGGGTTGCAGACGATCGCGAGGGCCGAGCCGACCCCGAGCACGAGCGAGAGCAGCTCGGCGGCGCCGTCGGGTGCGACCTGCTTGGTGCGCACACCCAGGGTGAGCGACGTCGGGGTCAGCAGCGCCACCCACATCCCGAAGTAGGCGAGGGCGTAGCGGGCCATGAAGCCACGACCGACCGGCGTGGTGGGCTCGGCCAGCCCGGTGGGAGCGGGGTTGATCCCGAGCTGGTCCGGCTCGAGCGCGGCGTCCGGCGCGCTCAACGGGGGCCTCCCGTCGGGGACGCCATCGCGTGCGGGGCCGGGGTCGAGGGCGAGTGCTGCGTCATTGCGGTCATGCGAACCTCCCGGAACGGGACATCGTCGTCTGTGAAGGGGCCCGCCTCCCTCGAGGTGCCGGAGGCACGTGCCGGGGCCGCGGGCCGGCGACGAGCATAACCGAAAACATGCAGTCGGAGGTTTTGGCGTCGATCAGTAGGATCGGGCCATGCCCCCTCGCAGCGAGACCTCGGACGACGACGCACCGATCGGCCGGCGCGGCTCCTACTCCAAGGGCGTCGCCCGGCGCCAGGAGATCCTCGACCGCGCCCTCGAGGTGTTCCGAGAGCGCGGCCCGGAGGGGACCTCGCTGCGGCGCGTCGCCGAAGAGATCGGGGTCTCCCACGGCGCGCTGCTGCATTACTTCAGCTCCCGCGAGCAGCTGTTGCTGGCTCTGTACGAGCACACCGAGAAGCATCGCCACGACCTGCGCGGCCACGAGGAGATGGCGCGCCAGGGCGCGGTGGGGAACCTGGTCGAGGCGGCCGGGGTCAACGTGAACCTGCCCGGATTCGTCCAGCTCTATTCGACGCTGGTGGCCGGCGCGCTGGAGGAGGAGAGGACGGAGACTCGCGACTACTTCATCCGACGATTCGAGCGGGTGCGGGAGCAGACCGCTGATCGGCTGCGCCGCCAGCAGGAGGCGGGGGAGGTGCGCAGCGGCCTCGATGCGGACAAGCTCGCCGCGTTGCTGGTCGCTGCG from Brachybacterium sacelli includes the following:
- a CDS encoding TetR/AcrR family transcriptional regulator; protein product: MPPRSETSDDDAPIGRRGSYSKGVARRQEILDRALEVFRERGPEGTSLRRVAEEIGVSHGALLHYFSSREQLLLALYEHTEKHRHDLRGHEEMARQGAVGNLVEAAGVNVNLPGFVQLYSTLVAGALEEERTETRDYFIRRFERVREQTADRLRRQQEAGEVRSGLDADKLAALLVAASDGLQTQWLLEPEVDLEGTLGLFTELLRP
- a CDS encoding MFS transporter, with the translated sequence MSAPDAALEPDQLGINPAPTGLAEPTTPVGRGFMARYALAYFGMWVALLTPTSLTLGVRTKQVAPDGAAELLSLVLGVGSALAIVCNPLFGKLSDRTRSRWGMRRPWIIGGAMVGTVGLALVALAPNVPLLVLGWAITQGSYNAVLGALTAVLPDQVPSAQRGRMSGLLGLCGPLGIVTGTFVASRVDQSIVAMFLVPAAIGLVAIFVFGLTLQDRRLHGDHPLPEYRLGEFLRSFWVNPLRHRDFGWAWFSRLFMNWGYATGTTYQVLFLTDGLGFEVSVVAGLTFIATSALQVTAVVFSGFGGWLSDRIGSRKKVVAIAAGFLAAGLGVVAFSGSFETFILGVAIAGVGQGLYVSVELAVVAEVVTDPTTAARDFGVSNIGNTLPQTLVPAIAPIALAVPLLSGGGDNFTALFLLGSLLTLAGAVLILPIKAFR